The sequence below is a genomic window from Thermoleophilaceae bacterium.
GCTGGTCACCGCCTATCCGATCGTCTACGCGGTCGTGCTCTCGCTGCAGGACCTCGACCTGCGCTTCCCCGACGAGGGCGGCTTCGTCGGGCTCGACAACTACGTGACCGTGCTCACGTCGGGGCTGTGGTGGCAGAGCGTGTTCAACACGGCGTTCATCGCCATCGTCTCGGTGTCCATCGAGCTGGTGCTGGGGATGGCCATCGCGCTGGTCATGCACCGGGCCATCTTCGGCCGCGGGCTGGTGCGCACGTCCGTGCTGATCCCGTACGGGATCGTGACCGTGGTGGCCGCGTTCGCCTGGTTCTACGCGTTCGATCCCAACACCGGCTTCGTGAACAGCCTGCCGCTGATAGCCGACGACAAGGCCTGGTTCGGCGAGCGCTTCAGCTCCTTCGCGGTGATCATCATGGCCGAGGTCTGGAAGACCACGCCGTTCATGGCGCTGCTGCTGCTCGCGGGCCTGGCCACGATCGACGAGGGGCTGTACGAGGCGGCCAAGGTCGACGGCGCCAGCGCGGTTCAGCGCTTCTTCCGCATCACGCTGCCGCTGCTCAAGCCGGCTCTGCTGGTGGCGCTGCTGTTCCGCACGCTGGACGCCTTCCGGGTGTTCGACTCGATCTTCGTCATGACCCGCGGAGCGCTGGACACCGAGTCGATCTCGATCCTCGGCTACAACCAGCTCATCTCGCGGCTCAACCTCGGGCTGGGCTCGGCGGTGTCGGTGCTCATCTTCCTGCTGGTGCTGGCGATCGCATCCGTGTTCGTGAAGGGCTTTGGCACCACGGTGCCCCAGGGGCCCGGCGGAAGCGGGAAGAAGTAGCCATGGCGCGCGGCACCAGGGAGTACACGCTGTGGACGCTGGGCCTGGCCGTGGTCCTCGTGTTCGCGATGGTGCCGGTGCTGTGGCTCGTGTCGCTGTCGCTCAAGTCGCCCGCGACGGTGGGCGACGGGCGGGTGATCCCGGACGAGTTCACCTTCGACAACTACAGCGCGCTGTTCGAGGGCGGCTTGGACAGCCCGTTCCTGCGGCCGCTGATCAACTCGATCCTGATCGCGCTGATCGCCACCGTCATCGCGGTCACGCTGGCGTCGTTCACGGCGTACGCGATCGCCCGGCTCGACTTCCCGGGCAAGTTCGCGATCCTGGCGGGCGCGCTCGCCATCGCCATGTTCCCGCCGATCTCGGTGGTCGGGCCGCTGTTCGACATGTGGCGGGCGCTCGGCCTCTACGACACCTATCCGGGCCTGATCATCCCCTACCTCACCTTTGCGCTGCCACTGGCCATCTACGTGCTGGTGGCGTTCTTCCGCGAGATCCCCTGGGAGCTCGAGCAGGCGGCGCAGGTGGACGGGGCCACGCCCTACCAGGCGTTCTCCAAGGTGATCCTGCCGCTGGCGGCGCCCGGGGTGTTCACCGCCGCGATCCTCGTCTTCATCTTCGCCTGGAACGACTTCGTCTTCGCGATCTCGCTCACCTCGTCGGACGCGTCGCGCACGGTGCCCGCGGCGCTTGCGTTCTTCACCGGGGAGTCCCAGTTCACCGCGCCCACGGGCAGCATCGCCGCGGCCGCAGTGCTGGTGACCATCCCGATCATCCTTTTCGTGCTGATCTTCCAGCGCCGGATCGTCGCGGGCCTGACGTCCGGCGCCGTCAAGGGATAAGGAGACCCGATGGCCGGAATCAAGCTCCACGAAGTCACCAAGCGCTACCCGGACGGCACCGAGGCCGTGAAGAAGATGAACCTCGAGATCGAGGATGGCGAGTTCATCATCCTCGTGGGCCCCTCGGGCTGTGGGAAGTCCACCGCCCTGCGCATGATCGCCGGCCTGGAGGACATCTCGGACGGTGAGCTGACCATCGGCGGCGACGTGGTGAACGAGCGTGCGCCGAAGGACCGCGACATCGCGATGGTCTTCCAGAACTACGCGCTCTACCCGCACATGTCCGTGCGCGACAACATGGGCTTCGCGCTCAAGCTGCGCGGTGTGGACAGGGCGGAGCTGGACAAGAAGGTGGAGGACGCAGCCCGCATCCTCGACCTCACCGAGCACCTGGACCGCAAGCCGGCCAACCTCTCCGGCGGCCAGCGCCAGCGCGTGGCCATGGGGCGCGCCATCGTGCGCGACCCGGCGGCCTTCCTGATGGACGAGCCGCTCTCCAACCTCGACGCCAAGCTGCGTGTGCAGATGCGCACGGAGGTCTCGCGGATCCAGCAGCGGCTGGGCACCACCACCGTCTACGTGACCCACGACCAGACCGAGGCCATGACCCTGGGCGACCGCGTGGCGGTCATGCGCAGCGGCCTGCTCCAGCAGGTGGGCTCCCCGCGCGAGCTCTACAACGATCCGGTGAACCTGTTCGTGGCGGGCTTCATCGGCTCACCCGCGATGAACTTCATGCCTGCCCAGGTGGAGGGAGGGCGGGCGAAGCTGCCGATGGCGGACGTGCCCGCGCCGGAGGGCCTCGGCGACTCCGGGGCGGTGATCGCGGGCATCCGGCCGGAGGACTTCGAGGACGCCGCGCTCGTGGGCGAGGCCAAGGAGCACGGCGCCACCTTCACCGCGCACGTGGAGCTGCTCGAGTCGGTGGGCTCGGAGCTGTACGCCTACTTCACCGTCGAGAGCGAGGGGCTCGAGTCGGACGAGCTGCGCGAGCTGGCCGAGGACGCGGGCACGGCCGAGGTGCCGGGCGGGGGCGGCGAGGGCCAGGTGGTCGCGCGCCTGGACGCCGCCAGCAGCGCCGCCGAGGGCCAGGACGCCGAGCTGTGGGTGGACGCCCGCAAGCTCCACCTGTTCGACCCCGAGACCGGCCGCAACCTCCGGCGCGAGGAGCGTCAGGACGCGGCCGGCTCCGTCTCGTAGACGCCGCTCGCCGGGCTCAGCCGGCGATCAGCGACGGATGGCGGCGGGCCCGCGGATGCAGCGGCTGTGGCCCGCAGGCGGCGAGCATCGCCCAGAGCCGCTCGCTCTGGGCGGCGCTCATCCGCTCGGAGCCGAACAGCATCGAGAGCGTCAGCGAGGCGGACTCGAGCAGGCGCTCGCGCTCGGCCCCCTCTCCGTCGCGCACCAGCAGGAGGCCCTCCGCCGCGTCGCACAGCAGCTCCGCCTCGGCCGGCTCGAGGATCCCGGGTGGGAGCTCGTCGACGGCCTGGAGGGCTCGCTTGTAGGCGCGGTGGCGTGCGGGGGTCATGGTGCCGCTGCCACTACCCCGCAAACAGGGACGAAAACCCGGGCCACGCCGTCGGCCGTCCGTGCTTGTATCCCGGGGGATGGCCGACCTCGTCTTCGGGCTCAACCCTCACCTCCGCGCGCCGGCCTCCGGCGGCTGCCCCCACGGCGAGTGCGACGGCTCCGGGTTCGTGCTGGACGAGGACGCCGACGAGGCGCGTCCCTGCCGCTGCCGGCCCGCCCGCGTGGCCGCCGCGCGCAGCGCCAGCCTGGCCCGCACGATTCCCGAGAGATACCAGCACGTCGGCTTCGAGCGCTCCCCGGTCACCGAGATGGACCGGATGATCGTGCGCGAGGTCCGCCGCTACTGCGACGCCGTGGACCGCCGCCTCGACGAGGGCCGCGGGCTGCTCTTCTACGGGAGCACCGGCACGGGCAAGACCACGCTGGCCATGCTCGTGGCACAGGAGGCCATGCGCCGCCACCGCACCGTGGCGATCTACGACGCCCCGCGGCTGCTGCGCCGCATCGGCGCCACCTTCCGTCCGGACTCGCGCGAGACCTGGACCGAGCTCATCGACCAGATCGAGGCCGTGGACCTGCTCGTGCTCGACGACGTGGCGGTCACCTCCCAGGCGGAATGGGTGCTCGAGCAGTTCTACAGCGTCATCAACCGGCGCTACGAGGCTCGCCGCGCGATGGTCGTCACGGCCGACGTGGAGGCCCCCGAGGAGCTCGACAAGAACATCGGGCAGCGGGCGGTGTCGCGCCTGATCGAGACCTGCCTCCCGGTCCCGATGTTCGGCCCGGACAACCGGCGTGTGCACGATGCACGTGAGGAAGAGCGGCACGCCGGCTGACCCCGCCCGCACGGTGAACGTCGCTGGGTGCGCCCCATAGGGGCCGGCGCGCGACGTTCGTTAGGGTCCGGGCCATGCGCCGCTTCGCCGGGGGGCTGTTCATCGTCGCGGGCACCCTTCATTTCACCCACACCCATCTGTACGAGGCCATCGTGCCGCCGTACCTGCCCGCCCACCGGGAGCTCGTGTACGCGAGCGGAGTGGCGGAGATCGCCGGGGGCGCCGGGCTCCTGTCGGAGCGCACCTGCCGGCCGGCCGGCTGGTGGCTCCTGGCCACCCTGGCGGCCGTCTTCCCCGCCAACCTGCACATGGCTCTCAACCCGGGCGACTACCCACAGATCGCGCCCGCAGCGCTTTGGGCCCGCCTGCCGTTCCAGCTCGTGTTCGCTGCCCTCGTCCTCCAGGCCATGCGCCGATGAGGGCCGTCGTCTGCCAGCACGCCGAGCTTTCGGTCGTCGACCGGCCCGAGGCGGCGCCCGGACGCGGCCAGGTGCGCCTCGAGGTGCTTCGCTGCGGCATATGCGGGTCGGACCTGCACGCGCGCCACGGCATCGACGACTGGGCC
It includes:
- a CDS encoding ATP-binding protein translates to MADLVFGLNPHLRAPASGGCPHGECDGSGFVLDEDADEARPCRCRPARVAAARSASLARTIPERYQHVGFERSPVTEMDRMIVREVRRYCDAVDRRLDEGRGLLFYGSTGTGKTTLAMLVAQEAMRRHRTVAIYDAPRLLRRIGATFRPDSRETWTELIDQIEAVDLLVLDDVAVTSQAEWVLEQFYSVINRRYEARRAMVVTADVEAPEELDKNIGQRAVSRLIETCLPVPMFGPDNRRVHDAREEERHAG
- a CDS encoding carbohydrate ABC transporter permease produces the protein MARGTREYTLWTLGLAVVLVFAMVPVLWLVSLSLKSPATVGDGRVIPDEFTFDNYSALFEGGLDSPFLRPLINSILIALIATVIAVTLASFTAYAIARLDFPGKFAILAGALAIAMFPPISVVGPLFDMWRALGLYDTYPGLIIPYLTFALPLAIYVLVAFFREIPWELEQAAQVDGATPYQAFSKVILPLAAPGVFTAAILVFIFAWNDFVFAISLTSSDASRTVPAALAFFTGESQFTAPTGSIAAAAVLVTIPIILFVLIFQRRIVAGLTSGAVKG
- the ugpC gene encoding sn-glycerol-3-phosphate ABC transporter ATP-binding protein UgpC — its product is MAGIKLHEVTKRYPDGTEAVKKMNLEIEDGEFIILVGPSGCGKSTALRMIAGLEDISDGELTIGGDVVNERAPKDRDIAMVFQNYALYPHMSVRDNMGFALKLRGVDRAELDKKVEDAARILDLTEHLDRKPANLSGGQRQRVAMGRAIVRDPAAFLMDEPLSNLDAKLRVQMRTEVSRIQQRLGTTTVYVTHDQTEAMTLGDRVAVMRSGLLQQVGSPRELYNDPVNLFVAGFIGSPAMNFMPAQVEGGRAKLPMADVPAPEGLGDSGAVIAGIRPEDFEDAALVGEAKEHGATFTAHVELLESVGSELYAYFTVESEGLESDELRELAEDAGTAEVPGGGGEGQVVARLDAASSAAEGQDAELWVDARKLHLFDPETGRNLRREERQDAAGSVS
- a CDS encoding sugar ABC transporter permease produces the protein MTDRTRAERRLGLLLCAPAVLAMLLVTAYPIVYAVVLSLQDLDLRFPDEGGFVGLDNYVTVLTSGLWWQSVFNTAFIAIVSVSIELVLGMAIALVMHRAIFGRGLVRTSVLIPYGIVTVVAAFAWFYAFDPNTGFVNSLPLIADDKAWFGERFSSFAVIIMAEVWKTTPFMALLLLAGLATIDEGLYEAAKVDGASAVQRFFRITLPLLKPALLVALLFRTLDAFRVFDSIFVMTRGALDTESISILGYNQLISRLNLGLGSAVSVLIFLLVLAIASVFVKGFGTTVPQGPGGSGKK